Proteins from one Cicer arietinum cultivar CDC Frontier isolate Library 1 chromosome 3, Cicar.CDCFrontier_v2.0, whole genome shotgun sequence genomic window:
- the LOC101511516 gene encoding uncharacterized protein gives MVSIPKFCRFFSTIETYGALRNFHSGGCSRTLNKNPNLAPNEKLFRVGLFWDLDNKPPNSIAPYVVATKLRITAASFGVVRHMVAYGNSHTFSNVPRVVSERRKERQLLFRLKNKGVIKPNEPYLCRVCGRKFYTNEKLVNHFKQLHEREHLKRVNQIESARGSRKVKLVGKYSMKMEKYKKAASAVLTPKVGYGLADELKRAGFWVQTVLDSPQAADIALKNHIVDMMDHRRVECVVLISDDYDFVDVIKEAKLRCLKTVVIGDASSDGVLKRTADTAFSWEEILMGKAKKQTVSVVENWKDRDILKRLEWTYNPNVDKKKVNLDDTAAETSEDDDIEDICGDIDDDYKDDRGSWWELDPNDNDVASR, from the coding sequence ATGGTTTCAATCCCCAAATTTTGTAGATTTTTCTCTACAATAGAAACATATGGTGCATTGAGAAATTTTCATTCCGGGGGTTGTAGCAGGACTTTGAATAAAAATCCAAACTTGGCACCAAATGAGAAGCTATTTAGGGTAGGGCTTTTCTGGGACTTGGATAATAAACCACCGAATTCCATCGCACCTTATGTAGTTGCCACTAAGCTGAGAATAACTGCAGCTTCGTTTGGGGTTGTTCGACATATGGTGGCCTATGGCAATAGCCACACCTTTAGCAATGTCCCCAGAGTCGTTAGTGAGAGGAGGAAAGAGCGGCAACTGTTGTTCCGTTTGAAGAATAAGGGCGTCATTAAACCTAATGAGCCTTATCTTTGTCGCGTTTGTGGGAGAAAATTTTACACGAATGAAAAACTTGTTAACCATTTCAAGCAACTGCATGAGCGTGAGCACTTGAAAAGGGTGAACCAGATTGAGTCAGCTAGAGGGAGTAGGAAGGTAAAATTGGTGGGGAAGTATTCTATGAAAATGGAAAAGTATAAGAAGGCTGCAAGTGCTGTTTTGACTCCTAAAGTTGGGTATGGTTTGGCTGATGAGCTGAAAAGGGCAGGGTTTTGGGTTCAAACTGTCTTGGACAGCCCACAAGCTGCGGATATCGCGCTGAAAAATCATATTGTGGATATGATGGATCATAGGAGGGTTGAGTGTGTGGTCCTTATATCAGATGATTATGATTTTGTTGATGTGATAAAGGAAGCAAAGCTGCGATGTCTCAAGACGGTTGTTATCGGGGATGCTAGTAGTGATGGAGTGTTGAAAAGGACTGCCGATACTGCCTTTTCTTGGGAGGAAATTTTGATGGGGAAAGCTAAGAAGCAGACTGTATCGGTTGTGGAAAACTGGAAAGATCGCGATATATTAAAAAGGTTGGAGTGGACATACAACCCAAACGTGGATAAAAAGAAAGTCAACTTGGATGATACAGCTGCTGAAACATCTGAAGATGATGATATCGAAGATATCTGTGGTGATATTGATGATGATTACAAGGATGACAGAGGTTCTTGGTGGGAGTTAGACCCCAATGATAATGATGTTGCAAGTAGATAA
- the LOC101510876 gene encoding kinesin-like protein KIN-12A: protein MKVIVRMRPMSRDEAYDLQCFVMFTVVFDPQEQTKHSDQQLSYQCQCSFLEIYNEQITDLLDPNQRNLQIREDVKSGVYVESLTEEQVSTMKDITQLLMKGLSNRRIGATSINSESSRSHTVFTCVVESRCKSVADPQMV, encoded by the exons ATGAAG GTTATTGTCAGGATGAGGCCTATGTCCCGGGATGAGGCCTATGATTTGCAGTGCTTTGTGATGTTTACTGTTGTATTTGATCCACAGGAGCAAACTAAGCATTCTGACCAACAGCTCAGTTATCAGTGCCAGTGCTCTTTTCTTGAG atATACAATGAGCAAATCACAGATCTGTTGGATCCGAATCAAAGGAACCTTCAG ATTAGAGAAGATGTGAAATCTGGTGTCTATGTTGAAAGTCTTACAGAGGAGCAAGTGTCCACCATGAAGGACATCACTCAACTTTTAATGAAG GGACTATCAAACAGGAGAATAGGTgcaaccagtataaattctgaGAGTTCCCGATCACATACTGTTTTTACTTGTGTTGTCGAGTCTCGATGCAAG AGTGTGGCAGATCCGCAGATGGTGTGA
- the LOC140919580 gene encoding kinesin-like protein KIN-12B, with the protein MGAAGERLKEAGNINRSLSQLGNLKNILAEVSQTGKQRHIPYRDSRLTFLLQESLGGNAKLAMVCAISPAQSCRSETFSTLRFAVC; encoded by the exons ATGGGTGCTGCCGGAGAGCGTTTGAAAGAAGCTGGTAACATTAATAGATCACTCTCACAGCTTGG GAATTTGAAAAACATTCTTGCAGAAGTCTCTCAAACAGGAAAGCAACGGCACATACCATACAGAGATTCAAGGCTGACATTTTTGTTGCAGGAGTCTCTTGGAGGAAATGCTAAATTAGCAATGGTCTGTGCTATTTCACCGGCTCAAAG TTGTAGAAGTGAAACATTCAGTACACTGAGATTTGCAGTGTGCTAA